The Streptomyces sp. NBC_00344 genome includes a window with the following:
- a CDS encoding DUF3311 domain-containing protein produces MPEKRPLITPGRVVIAVCLIAPFVSMLWVSSYAKVDPAFIGIPFFYWYQMLWVLISTALTMLAYKLWQRDQRARKGGASA; encoded by the coding sequence ATGCCCGAGAAAAGACCGCTGATCACGCCGGGGCGCGTGGTCATCGCGGTATGCCTGATCGCGCCCTTTGTCTCCATGCTCTGGGTGAGCTCCTACGCCAAAGTGGACCCGGCCTTCATCGGCATCCCCTTCTTCTACTGGTACCAGATGCTCTGGGTGCTCATCTCGACTGCGCTCACGATGCTCGCGTACAAGCTGTGGCAGCGTGACCAGCGCGCCCGCAAGGGAGGTGCGTCAGCATGA
- the mctP gene encoding monocarboxylate uptake permease MctP has translation MKDGVNGIALGVFIFFFVAVTVVGFMAARWRRADTSESLDEWGLGGRSFGTWVTWFLLGGDLYTAYTFVAVPAAIYAAGAAGFFAVPYTILVYPLIFTFLPRLWSVSHKHGYVTTSDFVRGRFGSKGLSLAVAITGILATMPYIALQLVGIQAVLDVMGVGGDNSTNWFVKDLPLLIAFAVLAAYTYSSGLRAPALIAFVKDGLIYLVIVVAIIYIPIKLGGFDDIFAKAGHAFAQTNPATGKPRGSLVPAATGQWGYATLALGSALALFMYPHSITATLSSRSRNVIRRNTAILPLYSLMLGLLALLGFMAIAAGIKVQNGQLAIPQLFENMFPDWFAGVAFAAIGIGALVPAAIMSIAAANLFTRNIYKDFLKPDATAAQEAKVSKLVSLVVKVGALVFVLTMDKTVAINFQLLGGIWILQTMPALVGGLFTRWFHRWALLAGWAVGMLYGTLAAYGVASPTQKHFGGSSKDIPGLGEIGYTGLTAFVMNVLVTVVLTFVLNAVKAPAGIDETSPEDYTADAGDPGVQVDLPPATVGAPGAPVAGAADSPGIA, from the coding sequence ATGAAGGACGGCGTGAACGGCATCGCTCTCGGTGTCTTCATCTTCTTCTTCGTCGCGGTGACCGTCGTCGGCTTCATGGCCGCCCGCTGGCGCCGCGCCGACACGTCGGAGAGCCTCGACGAGTGGGGCCTGGGCGGGCGTTCGTTCGGGACCTGGGTCACCTGGTTCCTGCTCGGCGGCGACCTCTACACGGCATACACCTTCGTCGCGGTCCCGGCGGCCATCTACGCGGCGGGCGCGGCCGGCTTCTTCGCCGTGCCGTACACCATCCTCGTCTACCCGCTGATCTTCACCTTCCTGCCGCGGCTCTGGTCGGTCTCGCACAAGCACGGCTATGTGACGACGTCGGACTTCGTCCGCGGCCGCTTCGGCTCCAAGGGGCTCTCGCTGGCTGTCGCGATCACCGGCATCCTCGCCACGATGCCGTACATCGCCCTGCAGTTGGTCGGTATCCAGGCGGTACTCGACGTGATGGGTGTCGGCGGTGACAACAGCACCAACTGGTTCGTCAAGGACCTCCCGCTGCTGATCGCCTTCGCGGTTCTCGCGGCCTACACCTACTCGTCCGGGCTGCGGGCCCCGGCGCTGATCGCCTTCGTCAAGGACGGCCTGATCTATCTGGTGATAGTCGTGGCGATCATCTACATCCCGATCAAGCTGGGCGGCTTCGACGACATCTTCGCCAAGGCCGGCCACGCCTTCGCGCAGACCAATCCGGCAACCGGCAAGCCACGGGGGTCGCTGGTACCGGCGGCGACCGGACAGTGGGGCTATGCCACGCTGGCGCTCGGCTCGGCGCTGGCGCTGTTCATGTATCCGCACTCCATCACGGCGACGCTCTCCTCGCGCAGCCGCAATGTGATCCGGCGCAACACCGCGATCCTGCCGCTCTATTCGCTGATGCTCGGCCTCCTCGCGCTGCTCGGCTTCATGGCCATCGCGGCCGGCATCAAGGTGCAGAACGGCCAGCTGGCCATCCCGCAGCTCTTCGAGAACATGTTCCCCGACTGGTTCGCGGGCGTCGCCTTCGCCGCCATCGGCATCGGCGCGCTGGTACCGGCCGCCATCATGTCCATCGCCGCGGCGAACCTCTTCACCCGGAACATCTACAAGGACTTCCTGAAACCGGACGCGACGGCGGCCCAGGAGGCCAAGGTCTCCAAACTGGTCTCGCTGGTGGTGAAGGTGGGCGCGCTCGTCTTCGTCCTCACCATGGACAAGACGGTCGCCATCAACTTCCAGCTGCTCGGCGGCATCTGGATCCTCCAGACGATGCCGGCACTGGTCGGCGGGCTCTTCACCCGGTGGTTCCACCGCTGGGCACTGCTCGCGGGCTGGGCGGTCGGCATGCTCTACGGGACGCTCGCCGCCTACGGTGTCGCGAGCCCCACGCAGAAGCACTTCGGCGGGTCCTCCAAGGACATACCGGGTCTCGGCGAGATCGGCTACACCGGCCTCACCGCGTTCGTGATGAACGTCCTGGTGACGGTGGTGCTGACCTTCGTCCTCAACGCCGTCAAGGCACCGGCGGGGATCGACGAGACGTCGCCGGAGGACTACACGGCGGACGCCGGCGACCCCGGGGTCCAGGTGGACCTTCCGCCGGCCACGGTGGGCGCACCGGGCGCACCCGTCGCGGGCGCCGCGGACAGTCCGGGCATCGCCTGA
- a CDS encoding ribonucleoside-diphosphate reductase subunit alpha — protein MTIAPTAPATEQLADAPGTVLLRTLTDLTADLPDTDPGKVAAAALRGRNAASDEAELRELATEAAAGLISEDPAYSQLAARLLTRTIADEAAGQGAVSFSASVGVGQREGLIADRTASFVRLHAARLDALIDTSADDRFGYFGLRTLYSRYLLRHPITRQVIETPQHFMLRVACGLAEDESAQALDEVAALYGLMSRLDYLPSSPTLFNSGTRHPQMSSCYLLDSPLDELDSIYGRYHEVARLSKHAGGIGLSYSRIRSRGSLIRGTNGHSNGIVPFLRTLDSSVAAVNQGGRRKGAACVYLETWHADIEEFLELRDNTGEEARRTHNLNLAHWIPDEFMRRVDTDGEWSLFSPADVPELVDLWGDAFDAAYRRAEEAGLAQRTIPARELYGRMMRTLAQTGNGWMTFKDASNRTANQTAEPGSVVHSSNLCTEILEVTDDGETAVCNLGSVNVGAFVSGDTIDWERLDDTVRTAVTFLDRVVDINFYPTEQAGRSNAKWRPVGLGTMGLQDVFFKLRLPFDSPEARALSTRIAERIMLAAYEASCDLAARNGPLPAWDRTRAARGVLHPDHYGTEPAWPERWAALRARIARTGMRNSLLLAIAPTATIASIAGVYECIEPQVSNLFKRETLSGEFLQVNAYLVKELKSLGVWDAQSREALREASGSVQGFSWIPEDVRALYRTAWEIPQRGLIDMAAARTPYLDQSQSLNLFLETPTIGKLSSMYAYAWKQGLKTTYYLRSRPATRIARAASAAAPIPVQQTAPAADTDAIACSLENPESCEACQ, from the coding sequence GTGACCATCGCGCCCACCGCACCTGCCACCGAGCAGCTGGCGGATGCCCCGGGAACCGTACTGCTGCGGACCCTGACCGACCTCACCGCCGATCTCCCCGACACCGACCCGGGCAAGGTCGCCGCCGCGGCGCTGCGCGGGCGCAACGCCGCTTCGGACGAGGCGGAGTTGCGGGAGCTGGCCACCGAGGCGGCCGCCGGCCTGATCTCCGAGGACCCGGCGTACTCGCAGCTCGCGGCGCGGTTGCTGACCCGTACCATCGCGGACGAGGCAGCCGGTCAGGGCGCGGTGTCGTTCTCCGCATCCGTGGGCGTCGGTCAGCGTGAGGGCCTTATCGCGGACCGCACCGCAAGCTTCGTGCGCCTGCACGCCGCACGGCTCGACGCGCTCATCGACACCTCGGCCGACGACCGCTTCGGATACTTCGGACTGCGCACCCTCTACAGCCGGTATCTGCTGCGCCACCCGATCACCCGTCAGGTCATCGAGACGCCGCAGCACTTCATGCTGCGTGTGGCCTGTGGCCTCGCCGAGGACGAGTCCGCCCAGGCGCTGGACGAGGTCGCCGCCCTGTACGGCCTGATGAGCCGCCTCGACTACCTGCCCTCGTCCCCCACACTCTTCAACTCCGGCACCCGGCATCCGCAGATGTCGTCCTGCTACCTCCTCGACTCACCGCTGGACGAGCTGGACTCGATCTACGGCCGCTACCACGAGGTGGCCCGGCTCTCGAAGCACGCGGGAGGCATCGGTCTCTCCTACTCCCGTATCCGCTCGCGCGGATCACTGATCCGCGGCACCAACGGCCACTCCAACGGGATCGTCCCCTTCCTGAGGACCCTCGACTCGTCGGTCGCGGCCGTGAACCAGGGCGGCCGGCGCAAGGGCGCGGCCTGCGTCTACCTGGAGACCTGGCACGCGGACATCGAGGAGTTCCTCGAACTGCGTGACAACACCGGTGAGGAGGCCCGTCGTACGCACAATCTCAACCTCGCGCACTGGATCCCCGACGAGTTCATGCGGCGGGTCGACACGGACGGCGAGTGGTCCCTCTTCTCCCCCGCCGACGTACCGGAACTGGTCGACCTGTGGGGCGACGCCTTCGACGCGGCGTACCGCAGGGCCGAGGAGGCGGGCCTGGCTCAGCGGACCATCCCCGCGCGCGAGCTGTACGGGCGGATGATGCGCACCCTGGCCCAGACCGGCAACGGCTGGATGACCTTCAAGGACGCGTCGAACCGCACCGCCAACCAGACCGCCGAGCCCGGTTCGGTCGTCCACTCGTCGAACCTCTGCACCGAGATCCTGGAGGTCACGGACGACGGTGAGACCGCGGTCTGCAACCTGGGCTCGGTCAACGTGGGGGCGTTCGTCTCCGGCGACACCATCGACTGGGAGCGCCTGGACGACACCGTCCGCACCGCCGTCACCTTCCTCGACCGCGTCGTGGACATCAACTTCTACCCGACCGAACAGGCCGGCCGCTCCAACGCCAAGTGGCGCCCGGTGGGCCTGGGCACGATGGGGCTCCAGGACGTCTTCTTCAAGCTGCGGCTGCCCTTCGACTCTCCCGAGGCCAGGGCGCTCTCCACCCGGATCGCCGAGCGCATCATGCTCGCCGCCTACGAGGCGTCCTGCGACCTCGCCGCGCGCAACGGCCCACTGCCCGCCTGGGACCGGACCCGTGCCGCCCGCGGTGTGCTGCACCCCGACCACTACGGCACCGAGCCGGCCTGGCCCGAGCGCTGGGCCGCGCTGCGCGCCAGGATCGCCAGGACCGGGATGCGCAACTCCCTTCTCCTCGCGATCGCGCCGACCGCGACCATCGCGTCGATCGCCGGTGTGTACGAGTGCATCGAGCCGCAGGTCTCCAACCTCTTCAAGCGGGAGACGCTGTCCGGCGAGTTCCTCCAGGTCAACGCGTATCTGGTGAAGGAGCTCAAGTCGCTGGGCGTCTGGGACGCACAGTCCCGCGAAGCGCTGCGCGAGGCAAGCGGCTCGGTGCAGGGCTTCAGCTGGATCCCGGAGGACGTCCGCGCGCTGTACCGCACCGCCTGGGAGATCCCGCAGCGTGGCCTGATCGACATGGCCGCCGCCCGTACGCCGTACCTCGACCAGAGCCAGTCGCTGAACCTCTTCCTGGAGACGCCGACCATCGGGAAGCTCAGCTCGATGTACGCCTACGCCTGGAAGCAGGGCCTGAAGACCACGTACTACCTGCGCTCGCGTCCCGCGACGCGTATCGCCCGTGCGGCATCGGCCGCCGCGCCCATCCCCGTGCAGCAGACCGCGCCGGCCGCCGACACGGATGCGATCGCCTGCTCCCTTGAGAACCCCGAGTCCTGCGAGGCCTGCCAGTAA
- a CDS encoding ribonucleotide-diphosphate reductase subunit beta, protein MSTDSQKNLLDPGFELTLRPMRYPDFYERYRDAIKNTWTVEEVDLHSDVTDLARLTPGEQHMIGRLVAFFATGDSIVSNNLVLTLYKHINSPEARLYLSRQLFEEAVHVQFYLTLLDTYLPDPQDRAAAFDAVEEIPSIREKAQFCFRWMDSVEKIDRLENQADRRRFLLNLICFAACIEGLFFYGAFAYVYWFRSRGLLHGLATGTNWVFRDETMHMNFAFEVVDTVRKEEPELFDDALRAQVTDMMREAVEAELQFGRDLCGDGLPGMNTESMREYLQCVADQRLTRLGFAPVYGSENPFSFMELQGVQELTNFFERRPSAYQVAVEGSVSFDDEF, encoded by the coding sequence ATGAGCACCGATTCCCAGAAGAACCTCCTCGACCCGGGCTTCGAGCTGACCCTGCGCCCGATGCGCTACCCGGACTTCTACGAGCGCTATCGCGACGCGATCAAGAACACCTGGACGGTGGAGGAGGTCGACCTCCACTCGGACGTCACCGACCTCGCCAGACTCACCCCCGGTGAGCAGCACATGATCGGCCGTCTGGTCGCCTTCTTCGCCACGGGGGACTCGATCGTCTCCAACAACCTGGTGCTCACGCTCTACAAGCACATCAACTCGCCCGAGGCACGGCTCTATCTCTCGCGCCAGCTCTTCGAGGAGGCCGTGCACGTCCAGTTCTATCTGACGCTGCTCGACACCTATCTGCCCGACCCGCAGGACCGCGCCGCGGCCTTCGACGCCGTCGAGGAGATCCCCTCCATCCGCGAGAAGGCGCAGTTCTGCTTCCGGTGGATGGACTCGGTGGAGAAGATCGACCGACTGGAGAACCAAGCCGACCGGCGCCGCTTCCTGCTGAATCTGATCTGCTTCGCGGCCTGCATCGAGGGGCTGTTCTTCTACGGGGCGTTCGCCTACGTCTACTGGTTCCGCTCGCGCGGACTGCTGCACGGGCTGGCGACCGGGACGAACTGGGTCTTCCGCGACGAGACCATGCACATGAACTTCGCGTTCGAGGTCGTGGACACGGTCCGCAAGGAGGAGCCCGAGCTCTTCGACGACGCGCTGCGCGCGCAGGTCACCGACATGATGCGGGAAGCGGTGGAGGCGGAGCTGCAGTTCGGCCGCGACCTGTGCGGAGACGGCCTGCCGGGGATGAACACCGAGTCGATGCGCGAATACCTTCAGTGCGTCGCCGACCAGCGCCTGACCCGCCTCGGCTTCGCCCCGGTGTACGGATCGGAGAACCCGTTCTCCTTCATGGAGCTTCAGGGGGTCCAGGAGCTGACGAACTTCTTCGAGCGCCGCCCTTCGGCGTACCAGGTCGCGGTCGAGGGCTCGGTCTCCTTCGACGACGAGTTCTAG
- a CDS encoding helix-turn-helix domain-containing protein: protein MLKNVAAVVMNGVNPFELGVICEVFGIDRSDEGLPVYDFAVASAEGPVLQTHAGFTLRTEHGLERLEEADLIAVPAAESRGSRDYPPALLDALRRAVDRGARVLSVCSGVFVLGSAGLLDDRRCAVHWRHADELARSFPLADVQPDVLYVDEGSVVTSAGTAAGIDACLHIIRAEHGPQVANKIARRMVVPPHRDGGQAQFVERPVSPARVDSVADVLAWMEHHLDEEQTVEQLASRALMSPRTFARRFQQETGTTPYRWLLRQRVLMAQELLETSDETVDAVAGRVGFGTAAGLRHHFLRTLGTTPNAYRRTFRGPLSAA from the coding sequence ATGCTGAAAAATGTGGCCGCTGTAGTGATGAACGGCGTCAATCCATTCGAACTCGGCGTGATCTGCGAGGTGTTCGGCATCGACCGCAGCGATGAGGGCCTTCCGGTGTACGACTTCGCGGTGGCATCCGCGGAGGGCCCCGTCCTGCAGACGCATGCCGGCTTCACCCTGCGGACGGAACACGGTCTGGAACGCCTCGAGGAGGCCGACCTGATCGCCGTCCCGGCCGCGGAGAGCCGGGGCAGCCGCGACTATCCGCCGGCTCTGCTGGATGCCCTGCGGCGGGCGGTGGACCGCGGCGCCCGGGTGCTCAGCGTCTGCTCGGGTGTCTTCGTCCTCGGCTCCGCGGGGCTGCTCGACGACCGCCGCTGCGCCGTGCACTGGCGCCACGCCGACGAACTGGCACGCAGCTTTCCGCTGGCCGACGTCCAGCCCGACGTGCTCTACGTCGACGAGGGGTCCGTCGTCACGTCAGCGGGAACGGCGGCCGGTATCGACGCATGCCTCCACATCATCCGCGCGGAGCACGGCCCGCAGGTCGCCAACAAGATCGCCCGCCGGATGGTGGTTCCGCCGCACCGTGACGGCGGCCAGGCGCAGTTCGTCGAACGCCCGGTCAGCCCGGCCCGGGTGGACAGCGTCGCCGACGTTCTCGCCTGGATGGAGCACCATCTCGACGAGGAGCAGACAGTGGAACAGCTGGCGTCCCGCGCCCTGATGTCACCGCGCACCTTCGCCCGCCGTTTTCAGCAGGAGACCGGGACGACCCCGTACCGCTGGCTGCTGCGGCAACGGGTGCTGATGGCACAGGAGTTGCTGGAGACGTCCGACGAGACGGTGGATGCCGTCGCGGGCCGGGTGGGTTTCGGCACGGCGGCGGGGCTGCGCCACCACTTCCTCCGCACGCTCGGCACGACCCCGAACGCCTACCGGCGGACGTTCCGGGGGCCGTTGAGTGCCGCCTGA
- the def gene encoding peptide deformylase, whose protein sequence is MSQQETDQQVNDGFVVDTEDCEEREAAHRARGAARPITVVGNPVLHKECKDVTSFDGELAQLIDDMFASQKAAEGVGLAANQIGVDLKVFVYDCPDDDGQRHVGAVCNPVLAEIPADRRRLDDSNEGCLSVPTAYAELARPDYAEVSGQDAEGNPITVRGTGYFARCLQHETDHLYGYLYIDRLSKRDRKDALRQMEEGTPRYETVPNA, encoded by the coding sequence ATGTCGCAGCAGGAGACGGACCAGCAGGTCAATGACGGTTTCGTCGTGGACACCGAGGACTGTGAGGAGCGTGAGGCGGCTCACCGGGCCCGGGGCGCCGCCCGTCCCATCACCGTGGTGGGCAACCCGGTGCTGCACAAGGAGTGCAAGGACGTCACGTCCTTCGACGGTGAGCTGGCCCAGCTGATCGACGACATGTTCGCGAGCCAGAAGGCCGCCGAGGGCGTGGGCCTGGCAGCGAACCAGATCGGTGTCGATCTCAAGGTCTTCGTCTACGACTGCCCGGACGACGACGGTCAGCGCCATGTCGGAGCTGTCTGCAACCCGGTGCTCGCCGAGATCCCGGCCGACCGCCGGCGGCTCGACGACTCCAACGAGGGCTGTCTCTCCGTCCCGACGGCCTACGCGGAGCTGGCACGCCCCGACTACGCCGAGGTCTCGGGCCAGGACGCCGAAGGCAACCCCATCACGGTGCGGGGCACCGGCTACTTCGCCCGCTGCCTCCAGCACGAGACCGACCACCTGTACGGCTACCTCTACATCGACCGTCTCTCGAAGCGCGACCGCAAGGACGCGCTGCGGCAGATGGAAGAGGGCACGCCACGCTACGAGACGGTCCCCAACGCCTGA
- a CDS encoding tetratricopeptide repeat protein: MRIFGKVRHRPSASWRQATDRAFTLIGDGRYDDAGALLTRAADLEPWLSESWFNLALLHKFRHDWDRARTAGLRAVALLDREAGAPDWWNVGIAATALQDWPLARRAWQAYGLKAPGDVASSGEPSGMELGSAAVRLSPEGEAEVVWGRRLDPARIEVLSIPLPSSGRRWGEVVLHDGVPHGERVTAAGPSYPVFDEIELWAPSPVPTWVVLLEAATESDRDSLERLAADAGYAAEDWSSSVRLLCRACSESQMESDEGDGRQRLDPHDHSEPGHPGPLGHRTAGELWVAERECGIAAPAGLVRGLLDGWVADSPDSRGWRDLEEVC, translated from the coding sequence GTGAGGATCTTCGGGAAGGTACGGCATCGGCCCTCCGCCTCGTGGCGGCAGGCCACCGACCGCGCGTTCACGCTGATCGGCGACGGTCGGTACGACGACGCGGGGGCACTGCTCACCCGCGCGGCAGATCTCGAACCGTGGCTGTCCGAGTCCTGGTTCAATCTGGCCCTGCTGCACAAGTTCAGACACGACTGGGACCGGGCCCGCACCGCCGGGCTGCGCGCCGTCGCGCTCCTGGACCGCGAGGCGGGCGCTCCCGACTGGTGGAACGTCGGTATCGCGGCCACCGCGCTGCAGGACTGGCCGCTGGCCCGCAGGGCCTGGCAGGCGTACGGGCTGAAAGCGCCGGGTGACGTCGCGTCCAGTGGTGAGCCCTCCGGCATGGAGCTCGGCTCCGCCGCGGTGAGGCTGTCGCCCGAGGGGGAGGCCGAGGTGGTCTGGGGCCGCAGGCTCGACCCGGCCCGGATAGAAGTGCTCTCGATCCCGCTGCCGTCCTCGGGGCGGCGCTGGGGCGAGGTCGTCCTGCACGACGGCGTCCCGCACGGCGAACGCGTCACAGCGGCCGGCCCTTCCTATCCCGTCTTCGACGAGATCGAGCTCTGGGCGCCCTCGCCGGTGCCCACCTGGGTGGTCCTGCTCGAAGCGGCCACCGAGTCGGACCGCGACTCCCTGGAGCGGCTTGCGGCCGACGCCGGATACGCCGCTGAGGACTGGTCCTCCTCCGTGCGGCTGCTGTGCCGGGCCTGCTCCGAGTCGCAGATGGAGAGCGACGAGGGCGACGGCCGGCAGCGGCTGGACCCCCATGACCACAGTGAGCCCGGCCACCCAGGACCGCTGGGCCACCGCACGGCGGGCGAGCTCTGGGTCGCGGAGCGTGAATGCGGCATAGCGGCCCCGGCCGGACTGGTCCGAGGTCTCCTCGACGGGTGGGTGGCCGACAGCCCGGACAGCCGCGGCTGGCGGGATCTCGAAGAAGTCTGCTGA
- a CDS encoding HD-GYP domain-containing protein: MTGRRTPLAVVLVHGAAALVTVACLGWTGWTGVREGGTALAFGALVAAGELARRTGPGSEREPAPLGAAGALAYALLGQNGGQPTAHGVPQVVAVVVAGALAGAAPLIAQGRGPSPDHMARRVLTVAFSAVCFQPLCDSGRIDAWTVRGPFYAVVLLLLLGLTGLCDAVIAAAMTRARTRYPYGPLLRDELRALLGIGSAVCATGVVMALGVAVAGLWALPVFCVPLLLTQLSLRRHALIRATYAQTITSLARATEVAGYTPHGHARRVAVLSRAVGRELGLSGPALTVLEYAALMHDIGQLSLVDPVPDGATALLPTAEQRRIALLGGAVVRRTGAPAEVAVVVECQADPYREQPLSARIVRAVNAYEDLAGEDAGAGPLSALERLRLGTGHDYQPEVVESLARVLSRGGVVL, from the coding sequence GTGACGGGCCGCCGCACGCCGCTCGCCGTCGTCCTCGTCCATGGCGCCGCCGCCCTGGTCACCGTCGCCTGCCTGGGCTGGACCGGGTGGACCGGCGTCCGGGAAGGGGGCACCGCGCTGGCCTTCGGGGCGCTCGTGGCGGCCGGCGAGCTCGCCCGGCGCACCGGCCCCGGCAGTGAGCGCGAGCCCGCCCCGCTCGGCGCGGCCGGCGCCCTCGCCTACGCGCTGCTGGGGCAGAACGGCGGCCAGCCGACCGCGCACGGTGTCCCCCAGGTGGTCGCCGTCGTCGTCGCGGGCGCCCTGGCGGGGGCGGCGCCCCTCATCGCACAGGGGCGGGGGCCCAGCCCCGACCACATGGCCCGCAGGGTCCTCACCGTCGCCTTCTCCGCCGTCTGCTTCCAGCCCCTCTGCGACTCCGGCCGGATCGACGCCTGGACGGTGCGTGGCCCGTTCTACGCCGTGGTGCTGCTGCTTCTGCTCGGCCTCACCGGCCTGTGCGACGCCGTCATCGCGGCCGCGATGACCCGGGCCAGGACCCGCTATCCCTACGGGCCGCTGCTCCGCGACGAGCTCCGCGCGCTGCTGGGAATCGGCTCCGCCGTCTGCGCCACCGGCGTCGTGATGGCCCTGGGGGTCGCCGTGGCCGGCCTGTGGGCGCTGCCGGTCTTCTGCGTACCCCTGCTGCTCACCCAGCTCTCCCTGCGCCGGCACGCCCTCATCCGCGCCACCTACGCCCAGACCATCACCTCGCTCGCCCGCGCCACCGAGGTCGCCGGATACACCCCGCACGGCCACGCCCGGCGGGTCGCCGTCCTCAGCCGCGCGGTGGGCAGGGAACTGGGCCTCTCAGGTCCCGCGCTGACCGTCCTGGAATACGCGGCGCTGATGCACGACATCGGACAGCTGTCGCTGGTCGATCCGGTCCCGGACGGCGCGACAGCTCTGCTGCCCACCGCCGAGCAGCGCAGGATCGCCCTGCTCGGCGGCGCGGTGGTCCGCAGAACCGGGGCCCCCGCCGAGGTCGCGGTGGTCGTCGAGTGCCAGGCCGACCCCTACCGTGAGCAACCGCTCAGCGCCCGGATCGTCCGCGCGGTCAACGCATACGAGGACCTGGCGGGGGAAGACGCAGGAGCCGGGCCGCTCAGCGCACTGGAGCGGCTGCGGCTCGGCACCGGCCACGACTACCAGCCCGAAGTGGTCGAGTCCCTGGCCCGGGTCCTGTCGCGGGGCGGAGTCGTCCTGTAG
- a CDS encoding HD-GYP domain-containing protein — translation MRAVPPAARACILCAVLCAAGCVLPAFTGPSTPWRTLGLLAALYAGCELLGRRSSGAGSCYPVLLAAALLLPPGAAALTAIPGALIGRVEHRPYAARRIWHAAQLAVAVRAAAEIPAHLGVPQGSPGFPYVLLPALAAALVFCLVLTALDSLMLATAERARPGAVWSGLPRSLAPHTVHGLAGLMMAVLWRSPFGPPAALFVLLPIYISSWVFAQYHRERAAHRATIRALVQAVDIKDQYTRGHSERVGKASAMIAGELGMDGDKLEALRFAGILHDVGKLGVPTRLLRKDGPLTPDERRVIELHPEYGHEMVRGIGFLGEARAAILHHHERLDGSGYPYGLSGRQIPEFARVVAVADAFDAMTSTRSYRRSRPVDAALTELERCAGTQFDPLMVEAFVRALARHGWHPAVTADEQDPLEHRQVPQARTGSAPSADRERPA, via the coding sequence ATGCGCGCAGTGCCGCCGGCCGCGCGTGCCTGCATCCTGTGTGCGGTCCTGTGCGCCGCCGGATGTGTGCTGCCCGCTTTCACCGGCCCGAGCACCCCGTGGCGCACACTGGGGCTGCTCGCCGCCCTGTACGCGGGATGCGAGTTACTCGGCCGCAGGTCTTCCGGTGCCGGATCCTGTTACCCCGTGCTCCTGGCCGCTGCCCTGCTGCTGCCGCCGGGCGCCGCCGCGCTGACCGCGATTCCGGGGGCGCTCATCGGCCGGGTCGAGCACCGGCCGTACGCCGCACGCCGGATCTGGCACGCGGCCCAGCTCGCCGTTGCGGTGCGGGCCGCAGCGGAAATCCCCGCCCATCTGGGGGTACCGCAGGGCTCACCCGGCTTTCCCTACGTGCTGCTGCCCGCGCTCGCCGCGGCTCTCGTCTTCTGCCTGGTCCTGACGGCCCTCGACTCGCTGATGCTGGCGACGGCCGAACGGGCGCGCCCGGGTGCGGTCTGGAGCGGGCTGCCGCGCTCGCTGGCCCCGCACACCGTGCACGGGCTCGCCGGACTGATGATGGCGGTGCTGTGGCGCAGCCCCTTCGGGCCGCCCGCCGCCCTGTTCGTGCTGCTGCCCATCTACATCTCCAGCTGGGTCTTCGCGCAGTACCACCGTGAACGCGCCGCCCACCGGGCCACCATCAGGGCGCTGGTGCAGGCGGTCGACATCAAGGACCAGTACACCCGCGGGCACAGCGAGCGCGTCGGCAAGGCCTCGGCCATGATCGCCGGCGAGCTCGGCATGGACGGCGACAAGCTCGAGGCGCTGCGCTTCGCCGGCATCCTGCACGACGTCGGGAAGCTGGGGGTGCCCACCAGGCTGCTCAGGAAGGACGGACCGCTGACGCCCGACGAGCGCCGGGTCATCGAACTGCATCCCGAGTACGGGCACGAGATGGTCCGGGGTATCGGCTTCCTCGGCGAGGCACGCGCAGCGATCCTGCACCACCACGAGCGGCTGGACGGCTCCGGCTACCCCTATGGCCTCTCCGGGCGGCAGATCCCCGAATTCGCCAGGGTGGTCGCCGTCGCCGACGCCTTCGACGCCATGACATCGACCCGCTCCTACCGCAGGTCGAGACCCGTCGACGCAGCGCTGACGGAGCTGGAGCGCTGTGCGGGCACCCAGTTCGACCCGCTCATGGTCGAGGCGTTCGTCCGGGCCCTGGCGCGCCACGGCTGGCATCCAGCCGTCACCGCCGACGAGCAGGACCCCCTCGAGCACCGGCAGGTCCCGCAGGCCCGCACCGGGAGCGCGCCGTCCGCCGACCGGGAGCGGCCCGCGTGA
- the rsrA gene encoding mycothiol system anti-sigma-R factor — MSCGEPHETDCSEVLDHLYEFLDHEMPDKDCTKFEVHFEECSPCLEKYGLEQAVKKLVKRCCGSDDVPADLRSKVMGRIDLIRSGQAVPEQDVTVSDRSAAAQE; from the coding sequence ATGAGTTGCGGAGAGCCGCACGAAACGGACTGCTCCGAGGTTCTGGACCATCTCTACGAGTTCCTCGACCACGAGATGCCGGACAAGGACTGCACCAAGTTCGAGGTGCACTTCGAGGAGTGCTCCCCCTGCCTTGAGAAGTACGGGCTGGAGCAGGCCGTCAAGAAGCTGGTGAAACGCTGCTGCGGCAGCGACGACGTACCGGCGGATCTGCGGTCGAAAGTCATGGGACGCATCGACCTGATCCGCTCGGGTCAGGCAGTTCCCGAGCAGGACGTGACCGTATCCGACCGGTCGGCCGCCGCGCAGGAGTGA